Part of the Persephonella hydrogeniphila genome is shown below.
TCTATAATTGTGTCCTCTCCAATAGTTGTTTTTCCTTTAAGAGATACACCCTGATATATTTCAACGTCAGGGGAAAGCTCAACATCAAACTCTATATAAACCGTCTCCGGATTATGAAAGGTTGTTCCAGCATAAGACCAGAACTGGAGGTACTTCATTCTCAGTACATTTTCTGCCTTTGCAAGATCCCATCTGTCGTTTACACCTATGAACTGCGTGTAATCAGGAACAAGTAAGGCATAAACCTCTTTTCCCATATCATTTAAAAGCTGTATAACATCTGTAATATAGTACTCTTTCTGGGCATTTTTGTTCTCAAGCTTGTCGATAACCTCCTTTAAATAAGGAGCGTAAAAAAGATATATTCCTGTATTTATTTCATCTATTTTCTGTTCCTCGTAGGTTGCATCTTTTTCTTCTACAATTTTGATTATTCTGTGGTTTCTGTCTTTAATGACTCTTCCGTATCCGAGGGGGTTGGGAACCTTTGTTGTCAGTACTACCCCTGCCACCTTTTCATTTCTGTAGTTCTCCCCACCTTCTGTAGGAGCACCTTCAAATCTCATTAAAGCTTCCATATATTTAACAGCATTTTTTAATGTTTCCCCTTCTACTAAAGGAAGATCTCCGTTTACTATCATAACTATACCATCAAAATTTTCCCAGTAAGGTTTAGTTACAGCTACAGCATGACCTGTTCCCAGTTGTTCTTCCTGTTCAACATAAGTGCAGTTTAAACAGTTTATAGCTTTTATTACCTGCTGTTTTTCATGTCCTACTACGTATATAACTTTTTCAGGATTGCTCCATCTAACAGCAAGGGAGATGTAATGTATCATAGGTTTTCCGAGTATTTTGTGAATCACTTTAGGTTTTTTAGATTTAAATCTTGTTCCTTTTCCTGCAGCAAGAATTACAGCTATATGTTTTTCATGATGGTGTCCCATTTTTTACCCCTTCACAAGCATATTTTCTAATTTTTCTATTATAGACATTACTTTTTCGTTCTTTGTTTTGTAGCTTGCCCTGTTAACTATCAGTTTGGCTGATGAGGGTCTTATCTCCTCAATGACAACAAGTCCGTTTTCTTTCAATGTTCTACCTGTTTCGACGATATCAACGATAAAATCTGCAAGACCTACAAGAGGTGCAAGTTCTATAGAACCGTAAAGCTCTATAATCTGAACCTTTATTCCTTTCTCTCCAAAAAA
Proteins encoded:
- the glmU gene encoding bifunctional UDP-N-acetylglucosamine diphosphorylase/glucosamine-1-phosphate N-acetyltransferase GlmU gives rise to the protein MGHHHEKHIAVILAAGKGTRFKSKKPKVIHKILGKPMIHYISLAVRWSNPEKVIYVVGHEKQQVIKAINCLNCTYVEQEEQLGTGHAVAVTKPYWENFDGIVMIVNGDLPLVEGETLKNAVKYMEALMRFEGAPTEGGENYRNEKVAGVVLTTKVPNPLGYGRVIKDRNHRIIKIVEEKDATYEEQKIDEINTGIYLFYAPYLKEVIDKLENKNAQKEYYITDVIQLLNDMGKEVYALLVPDYTQFIGVNDRWDLAKAENVLRMKYLQFWSYAGTTFHNPETVYIEFDVELSPDVEIYQGVSLKGKTTIGEDTIIEENCLIKNSKIGRNVKILKGSIIEDSVIHDNAVIGPYARIRNNSVIKEKAQIGNFVEVKNSTIGQNTAAKHLAYLGDAEIGKDVNIGAGTITCNYDGFKKHKTVIKDKAFIGSNTMLVAPVIIGEEAITGSGSVITKDIPDKALGIERAQTKIIENYAEKRKKRAKNG